A genomic segment from Nicotiana tabacum cultivar K326 chromosome 9, ASM71507v2, whole genome shotgun sequence encodes:
- the LOC107785555 gene encoding methyl-CpG-binding domain-containing protein 7 isoform X1, which translates to MPPSGQSCVCRENTCQFERMVVPIPPTRRHRSGAEYSTYGQLMVVPPTTTASTYSSSFKLPPGWGVQEVPRSDGCRVDKYYYEPGTGLKFRSLREVERRLNGEIFAPRSRALVVRHNQASSSLSQKMVVYGGKIVRMDEEQLNQWAIVPSRNAATLPYELPDGWVIEEVPRRDGSFVDKYYYEPGTGQKFRSRIAAQRYLAEMREDVPLSATLEELKENKPLSKMFKLHHQTKKSVPCKRNISGEDLQKSSFLSPPAKVNWVLSSPKGDAWDPFLAGTPIPDSVKQQWTKRFMLFMNDETLNAENSD; encoded by the exons ATGCCACCAAGTGGACAGAGTTGTGTTTGTAGAGAAAATACTTGTCAGTTTGAGAGAATGGTGGTGCCAATTCCACCGACACGCCGCCACCGAAGCGGCGCAGAATACTCAACTTACGGCCAACTAATGGTTGTGCCACCTACCACCACCGCCAGTACATACTCAAGCAGCTTTAAGCTACCCCCTGGTTGGGGTGTTCAAGAAGTTCCTCGCTCCGATGGCTGTCGAGTTGACAAG TACTACTATGAGCCTGGGACTGGGCTAAAGTTCAGATCATTGAGAGAAGTCGAGAGACGATTGAACGGTGAAATATTTGCTCCAAGATCCAGGGCATTGGTAGTGAGACACAATCAGGCAAGT AGTTCTCTATCTCAGAAGATGGTTGTTTATGGTGGAAAG ATAGTGAGAATGGATGAAGAGCAGTTGAATCAATGGGCAATTGTTCCATCAAGAAATGCAGCCACCTTACCCTATGAACTTCCAGATGGTTGGGTGATAGAAGAGGTACCACGTAGAGACGGAAGCTTCGTGGATAAG TATTACTATGAACCAGGAACCGGACAAAAGTTTAGGTCCAGAATAGCAGCACAGAGATACTTAGCAGAAATGAGAGAAGATGTTCCTTTGTCTGCTACTTTAGAAGAACTAAAAGAGAATAAACCGCTGTCCAAGATGTTTAAGTTGCACCATCAGACAAAG AAATCCGTTCCATGTAAGAGAAACATCTCCGGAGAGGATTTGCAGAAGTCGTCATTTCTTTCTCCACCGGCAAAAGTAAATTGGGTTCTTTCTAGTCCTAAAGGGGATGCTTGGGACCCTTTCCTTGCCGGAACACCAATCCCTGATTCGGTAAAACAGCAATGGACTAAAAGATTCATGTTGTTCATGAATGATGAGACTCTGAACGCAGAAAACTCAGACTAG
- the LOC107785555 gene encoding methyl-CpG-binding domain-containing protein 7 isoform X2, with the protein MPPSGQSCVCRENTCQFERMVVPIPPTRRHRSGAEYSTYGQLMVVPPTTTASTYSSSFKLPPGWGVQEVPRSDGCRVDKYYYEPGTGLKFRSLREVERRLNGEIFAPRSRALVVRHNQSSLSQKMVVYGGKIVRMDEEQLNQWAIVPSRNAATLPYELPDGWVIEEVPRRDGSFVDKYYYEPGTGQKFRSRIAAQRYLAEMREDVPLSATLEELKENKPLSKMFKLHHQTKKSVPCKRNISGEDLQKSSFLSPPAKVNWVLSSPKGDAWDPFLAGTPIPDSVKQQWTKRFMLFMNDETLNAENSD; encoded by the exons ATGCCACCAAGTGGACAGAGTTGTGTTTGTAGAGAAAATACTTGTCAGTTTGAGAGAATGGTGGTGCCAATTCCACCGACACGCCGCCACCGAAGCGGCGCAGAATACTCAACTTACGGCCAACTAATGGTTGTGCCACCTACCACCACCGCCAGTACATACTCAAGCAGCTTTAAGCTACCCCCTGGTTGGGGTGTTCAAGAAGTTCCTCGCTCCGATGGCTGTCGAGTTGACAAG TACTACTATGAGCCTGGGACTGGGCTAAAGTTCAGATCATTGAGAGAAGTCGAGAGACGATTGAACGGTGAAATATTTGCTCCAAGATCCAGGGCATTGGTAGTGAGACACAATCAG AGTTCTCTATCTCAGAAGATGGTTGTTTATGGTGGAAAG ATAGTGAGAATGGATGAAGAGCAGTTGAATCAATGGGCAATTGTTCCATCAAGAAATGCAGCCACCTTACCCTATGAACTTCCAGATGGTTGGGTGATAGAAGAGGTACCACGTAGAGACGGAAGCTTCGTGGATAAG TATTACTATGAACCAGGAACCGGACAAAAGTTTAGGTCCAGAATAGCAGCACAGAGATACTTAGCAGAAATGAGAGAAGATGTTCCTTTGTCTGCTACTTTAGAAGAACTAAAAGAGAATAAACCGCTGTCCAAGATGTTTAAGTTGCACCATCAGACAAAG AAATCCGTTCCATGTAAGAGAAACATCTCCGGAGAGGATTTGCAGAAGTCGTCATTTCTTTCTCCACCGGCAAAAGTAAATTGGGTTCTTTCTAGTCCTAAAGGGGATGCTTGGGACCCTTTCCTTGCCGGAACACCAATCCCTGATTCGGTAAAACAGCAATGGACTAAAAGATTCATGTTGTTCATGAATGATGAGACTCTGAACGCAGAAAACTCAGACTAG
- the LOC107785556 gene encoding protein ALP1-like isoform X1 codes for MGPVRGQKKKRKVEKKVAKDDLASGSSQNGSAADWFEILSKRIAGNVSPSKGLDKFQSVFKMSRSTFDYICSLAKEHMQPKSAHFVFSNGKPMSLHEQVALALRRLSSGNSLISVGDSFGAHHSTVSQVTWRFIEAIEEKGLHHLRWPSTEQDMSQIKSKFERIQGLPNCCGAIDTTHITMMLSSSEQTADVWLDQNKNHSMILQAVVDPDMRFRDIVTGLPGKMKENSVLQSSIFFKLCEKGDRLNGNNIKLSEEAEVREYIIGDSGFPLLPWLLTPYQGKELSESKAEFNKKHFATRIVAQRALARLKEVWKMIHGLMWRPDKHKLPRFILVCCILHNIVIDMEDEVLDEFSLSHHHDTGYGQEVCESVDKTASVLRDNLSLYLSGR; via the exons ATGGGTCCTGTTAGAGggcaaaaaaagaagagaaaagtagAGAAGAAAGTTGCAAAAGATGATTTAGCTTCTGGGTCTTCACAGAATGGCTCTGCTGCTGATTGGTTCGAGATTTTATCCAAAAGAATTGCTG GAAATGTTTCTCCATCGAAGGGTTTGGATAAGTTCCAATCTGTTTTCAAGATGTCCAGAAGCACTTTCGACTACATATGTTCCCTTGCAAAGGAGCACATGCAGCCAAAGTCGGCCCACTTTGTGTTCTCAAATGGCAAGCCTATGTCTTTGCATGAACAAGTAGCGCTAGCTCTAAGGAGGCTGAGCTCGGGTAATTCTCTAATTTCAGTGGGTGACTCATTTGGTGCACACCACTCGACTGTGTCTCAAGTAACTTGGCGCTTTATAGAGGCTATTGAGGAAAAGGGGCTTCACCACCTACGGTGGCCTTCCACCGAGCAGGATATGTCACAGATAAAGTCTAAATTCGAAAGAATCCAAGGACTTCCAAACTGTTGTGGTGCAATCGATACTACACACATCACAATGATGTTATCCTCGTCCGAGCAGACAGCTGACGTGTGGCTTGATCAAAACAAGAACCACAGCATGATCCTACAAGCAGTTGTTGATCCCGATATGAGGTTCCGTGACATTGTCACGGGATTGCCAGGAAAGATGAAAGAGAATTCAGTGCTTCAGAGCTCAATCTTTTTTAAACTTTGCGAGAAAGGAGATAGATTGAACGGGAACAATATAAAGCTATCCGAAGAAGCAGAAGTACGCGAATATATTATTGGTGATTCTGGTTTTCCTTTGCTACCTTGGCTTTTAACTCCTTATCAAGGGAAAGAACTTTCAGAATCTAAAGCTGAGTTCAATAAGAAGCATTTTGCAACCCGTATCGTGGCACAAAGAGCATTGGCTAGGCTAAAGGAAGTCTGGAAAATGATTCATGGATTAATGTGGAGACCGGACAAGCACAAGCTACCGAGATTTATCCTTGTTTGCTGCATTCTCCACAACATTGTCATTGACATGGAAGATGAGGTTCTGGACGAGTTTTCTCTATCTCATCACCACGATACAGGATACGGGCAAGAGGTTTGTGAATCTGTCGATAAGACTGCTTCAGTTTTAAGGGACAATCTGTCTCTTTACTTATCTGGGAGGTGA
- the LOC107785556 gene encoding protein ALP1-like isoform X2 has product MSRSTFDYICSLAKEHMQPKSAHFVFSNGKPMSLHEQVALALRRLSSGNSLISVGDSFGAHHSTVSQVTWRFIEAIEEKGLHHLRWPSTEQDMSQIKSKFERIQGLPNCCGAIDTTHITMMLSSSEQTADVWLDQNKNHSMILQAVVDPDMRFRDIVTGLPGKMKENSVLQSSIFFKLCEKGDRLNGNNIKLSEEAEVREYIIGDSGFPLLPWLLTPYQGKELSESKAEFNKKHFATRIVAQRALARLKEVWKMIHGLMWRPDKHKLPRFILVCCILHNIVIDMEDEVLDEFSLSHHHDTGYGQEVCESVDKTASVLRDNLSLYLSGR; this is encoded by the coding sequence ATGTCCAGAAGCACTTTCGACTACATATGTTCCCTTGCAAAGGAGCACATGCAGCCAAAGTCGGCCCACTTTGTGTTCTCAAATGGCAAGCCTATGTCTTTGCATGAACAAGTAGCGCTAGCTCTAAGGAGGCTGAGCTCGGGTAATTCTCTAATTTCAGTGGGTGACTCATTTGGTGCACACCACTCGACTGTGTCTCAAGTAACTTGGCGCTTTATAGAGGCTATTGAGGAAAAGGGGCTTCACCACCTACGGTGGCCTTCCACCGAGCAGGATATGTCACAGATAAAGTCTAAATTCGAAAGAATCCAAGGACTTCCAAACTGTTGTGGTGCAATCGATACTACACACATCACAATGATGTTATCCTCGTCCGAGCAGACAGCTGACGTGTGGCTTGATCAAAACAAGAACCACAGCATGATCCTACAAGCAGTTGTTGATCCCGATATGAGGTTCCGTGACATTGTCACGGGATTGCCAGGAAAGATGAAAGAGAATTCAGTGCTTCAGAGCTCAATCTTTTTTAAACTTTGCGAGAAAGGAGATAGATTGAACGGGAACAATATAAAGCTATCCGAAGAAGCAGAAGTACGCGAATATATTATTGGTGATTCTGGTTTTCCTTTGCTACCTTGGCTTTTAACTCCTTATCAAGGGAAAGAACTTTCAGAATCTAAAGCTGAGTTCAATAAGAAGCATTTTGCAACCCGTATCGTGGCACAAAGAGCATTGGCTAGGCTAAAGGAAGTCTGGAAAATGATTCATGGATTAATGTGGAGACCGGACAAGCACAAGCTACCGAGATTTATCCTTGTTTGCTGCATTCTCCACAACATTGTCATTGACATGGAAGATGAGGTTCTGGACGAGTTTTCTCTATCTCATCACCACGATACAGGATACGGGCAAGAGGTTTGTGAATCTGTCGATAAGACTGCTTCAGTTTTAAGGGACAATCTGTCTCTTTACTTATCTGGGAGGTGA